Proteins encoded by one window of Vallitalea okinawensis:
- a CDS encoding DUF4489 domain-containing protein gives MSNSQYVEYIPYQREKGDILLECGLGSGSKTFTSINDTPFQMARVSLNTSCLDKPRVLFKFSSLVRVERLNSNGTVRLKYELFKTCKGESPFSLGTWNFEKINISDSDFLDVAQESFNFIFCECNNCPDCCDYFVKVTPLEITDVRVTVSDGRMAAMGQSAEGCISHDFQEDYVSEYVKPKETILSCGQGNGSVIFGTEDEPPVRIASVELDTASLCEPTVLIEFSSIISYIHEEVPAESVNFQFQLFRRCGKRSAISLGNWIYNVGAISGEIQTAQGFGFTYCECLSFIGCCEYFVMLTPIEVPTEEQEFAMISNSRMTALAQSSKLESKKLVQPKSEPKRTLLECGSGTGSRTFTSSDDSAFQLAQVTIDTNNLCQPKINIEFSSIVSFERTNFDGQELNALLRYELLRVCEDGIEESQGVWALARIDQDSIQVTESFDFTFCEQTICNRGCCTYFVKVTPIEIEAAEVTVSNGRIAVLVQEGY, from the coding sequence ATGTCAAATAGTCAATACGTAGAATATATACCTTACCAACGAGAGAAAGGAGACATACTTTTAGAATGTGGTCTAGGAAGTGGAAGTAAAACCTTTACTTCAATTAATGATACGCCCTTCCAAATGGCAAGAGTTTCTCTTAATACTAGTTGTTTAGATAAACCTAGAGTTCTATTTAAGTTTTCCAGTTTAGTCCGAGTAGAAAGATTGAATTCTAACGGAACAGTTCGATTAAAGTATGAATTATTTAAAACTTGTAAAGGGGAATCCCCATTTTCACTGGGAACGTGGAATTTTGAAAAAATTAATATATCCGATTCTGATTTTTTAGATGTTGCCCAAGAATCGTTTAATTTTATTTTCTGTGAATGCAATAACTGTCCTGACTGTTGTGATTATTTTGTAAAGGTAACGCCTCTTGAAATAACTGATGTTAGAGTAACAGTCAGTGATGGCAGAATGGCTGCTATGGGTCAATCTGCTGAGGGTTGCATTTCACATGACTTCCAGGAGGATTATGTCTCTGAATATGTTAAACCAAAAGAAACCATATTATCTTGTGGACAAGGTAATGGAAGTGTTATCTTTGGAACAGAAGATGAGCCCCCGGTTCGAATTGCAAGTGTTGAGTTAGATACCGCATCTCTTTGTGAACCTACTGTTTTGATTGAGTTTTCCAGCATTATAAGCTATATCCATGAGGAAGTTCCCGCCGAATCAGTTAATTTTCAATTCCAGCTGTTTAGAAGATGTGGTAAAAGATCAGCAATTTCACTGGGGAACTGGATATATAATGTAGGAGCAATAAGTGGAGAAATTCAAACAGCTCAGGGATTTGGATTTACTTATTGTGAATGTTTGAGTTTTATTGGATGCTGTGAGTATTTCGTGATGTTAACACCTATTGAAGTACCTACAGAGGAGCAAGAATTTGCAATGATCAGTAATTCTAGGATGACTGCACTAGCTCAATCATCTAAATTGGAAAGTAAAAAATTAGTACAACCAAAGAGTGAACCTAAAAGAACATTATTGGAATGTGGAAGTGGCACAGGGAGTAGAACCTTTACTTCTTCTGATGACTCAGCTTTTCAATTAGCTCAGGTTACCATAGATACTAATAATTTATGTCAACCCAAAATCAATATCGAGTTTTCAAGTATTGTAAGTTTTGAAAGAACAAATTTTGATGGTCAGGAGTTAAATGCCTTACTTAGATATGAATTACTTAGAGTTTGTGAGGATGGTATTGAGGAATCGCAAGGCGTTTGGGCACTTGCTCGTATAGATCAGGATAGCATTCAGGTTACAGAATCATTTGATTTTACATTCTGTGAGCAAACAATATGTAATAGAGGATGTTGTACTTATTTTGTAAAGGTAACACCAATCGAAATAGAAGCGGCAGAGGTCACTGTTAGCAACGGAAGGATAGCTGTATTAGTACAAGAAGGTTACTAA
- the coaBC gene encoding bifunctional phosphopantothenoylcysteine decarboxylase/phosphopantothenate--cysteine ligase CoaBC — protein MLKGKTIVIGVSGGIAVYKVCDVVSRLKKLNATVHVIMTEAATEFVAPLTFQSLSQQPVVVDMFEKVEKWDIEHIALAKAADIFLVAPATANIIGKMANGIADDMLSTTVMATKAPVLVAPAMNTNMYDNPIVQKNIKSLKEFGYQFIEPESGRLACGDMGKGKLADVDTIIQAINRELIKDQPMKGLKVLITAGPTREPLDPVRYLTNHSSGKMGYAIAEAAVLKGAEVTLISGPVTLREPTGLKDFVQIQTAEEMFSIVKENLSEQDIIIKSAAVADYRPRYYRDNKIKKSDEDLELQLNRNPDILKWIGMHKEDHQIIVGFAAETNDVMENGIKKLKAKQTDLIVINDITKAGAGFKSDTNKVTLVHKDGNEKSYPLMPKKDLAHIILENIIDIRKDG, from the coding sequence ATGTTAAAAGGAAAAACCATTGTAATAGGTGTAAGTGGTGGTATTGCCGTTTATAAAGTTTGTGATGTGGTAAGCCGTTTAAAAAAGCTAAATGCTACTGTCCATGTCATCATGACTGAAGCAGCTACAGAATTTGTTGCACCCTTAACTTTTCAATCATTGAGTCAGCAACCAGTTGTGGTAGATATGTTTGAAAAGGTGGAGAAGTGGGATATCGAGCATATTGCTTTGGCTAAGGCAGCGGATATCTTTTTAGTAGCGCCAGCCACAGCTAATATAATTGGTAAAATGGCCAATGGTATAGCAGATGATATGCTATCTACAACAGTCATGGCTACAAAAGCGCCTGTTCTTGTAGCACCTGCTATGAATACCAATATGTACGACAATCCTATTGTTCAAAAGAATATTAAAAGTCTTAAAGAATTTGGCTATCAATTCATTGAACCGGAATCAGGAAGATTAGCCTGTGGTGATATGGGTAAAGGAAAATTAGCCGATGTTGATACAATAATCCAAGCAATAAATCGAGAATTAATAAAGGATCAGCCCATGAAAGGTCTTAAAGTTCTTATAACAGCGGGACCAACTAGGGAACCTTTAGATCCTGTACGCTATCTAACGAATCATTCTTCAGGAAAGATGGGTTATGCCATTGCAGAAGCAGCCGTCTTAAAAGGAGCAGAGGTTACATTAATATCAGGCCCTGTTACCCTAAGAGAACCTACTGGCTTAAAGGATTTTGTACAGATCCAAACAGCTGAAGAGATGTTTAGCATTGTTAAAGAAAACTTATCAGAGCAAGATATTATCATTAAATCAGCCGCAGTAGCAGATTATCGACCAAGATATTATCGTGATAATAAGATTAAAAAGTCCGATGAAGACTTAGAACTTCAATTAAATCGTAACCCAGACATACTAAAATGGATCGGTATGCATAAAGAAGACCACCAAATTATTGTGGGATTCGCAGCTGAAACCAATGATGTCATGGAAAATGGTATTAAGAAGTTAAAAGCTAAACAAACGGATTTAATTGTTATAAATGATATAACAAAAGCTGGGGCAGGTTTTAAGTCAGATACGAATAAAGTAACCTTGGTGCATAAAGATGGAAACGAAAAAAGTTATCCTCTAATGCCTAAAAAAGATTTAGCCCATATCATACTTGAAAATATTATTGATATCAGAAAAGATGGATAG
- a CDS encoding Rossmann-like and DUF2520 domain-containing protein: protein MIGFIGAGQVGKTLGRYFAKHGVQITGYYSRSYESASKGAELTKSQAFKELRDLITTSQLIMMTMPDDRIGDMAVHLGKLNLDWKSKIVCHTSGVHSSALLEPLFQQGVTVASLHPMLSFADEDYALKVLGQTPLTLEGKGTQMNELKKILQVVHLKVRELKTEQKSLYHAAACIVSNYLVTLMDIGIECLVKAGFEQHSAIELIEPLATGTLHNFLEKGSEAALTGPIARGDVGTIRTHLQAISKENKHIEEIYRLLGESTLSIVRKQNQLDEYTLDGLKEVLQNEKGNNRNYQKNENEK from the coding sequence ATGATTGGATTTATTGGAGCAGGACAAGTAGGGAAAACATTAGGAAGGTATTTTGCTAAGCATGGAGTACAAATTACTGGTTATTATAGTCGATCCTATGAATCAGCAAGTAAAGGTGCAGAACTCACTAAAAGTCAAGCCTTTAAAGAATTACGTGACTTAATTACTACATCACAGTTAATTATGATGACTATGCCTGATGATAGGATTGGTGATATGGCTGTACATTTAGGAAAGCTCAACCTTGACTGGAAGAGTAAAATAGTATGCCATACCAGTGGGGTTCACTCTTCGGCATTATTAGAACCCTTATTTCAACAAGGAGTTACCGTTGCATCTCTACACCCCATGTTATCTTTTGCTGATGAGGATTATGCATTAAAAGTATTAGGTCAAACACCACTTACATTAGAAGGAAAAGGTACTCAGATGAACGAATTAAAAAAGATATTGCAAGTTGTTCATCTAAAAGTGCGTGAATTAAAAACTGAACAAAAATCCCTATATCATGCTGCAGCCTGTATAGTATCCAATTATCTTGTTACATTAATGGATATAGGGATAGAATGCTTAGTTAAAGCTGGATTTGAACAACATTCAGCTATAGAACTTATAGAACCTTTAGCAACTGGTACACTGCATAACTTTTTAGAAAAAGGGTCTGAAGCAGCTCTAACAGGACCTATTGCTCGAGGTGATGTTGGAACAATAAGAACACATTTACAAGCTATTTCTAAAGAGAATAAACATATAGAAGAAATTTATCGTTTATTAGGTGAAAGCACCTTAAGCATTGTGCGTAAACAAAATCAATTAGATGAATACACTCTAGATGGTCTTAAGGAGGTATTACAAAATGAAAAAGGTAACAACAGAAACTATCAGAAGAATGAAAACGAAAAATGA